Part of the Hevea brasiliensis isolate MT/VB/25A 57/8 chromosome 16, ASM3005281v1, whole genome shotgun sequence genome is shown below.
ACCATTCAAGTTTCTGATCTTCATCAAGGCACTTTCTTTGTCATAGATTGCTTCCAAGGCATAGACAAATCCTTTCCACCCTTCTCCCACTCCTTCTCTTCCTAAAGCTGGTAATGTCCAATTCACAAGCTCCCTCACAAAGCTCACATCAGAAAACAAAGCCTCACTGATAGGCAACAAGGGCAATAATTGAATTCCAAGCCTACACTCTCTCCATTCAGCAGGTGCAAACCAAAGCCCACTATCCCTCTTGTTAGCCCACAAAACACCCAGCACCCTATTCTCTCTAGTGAAATCTTCCTCGTACAAATTATCACCCTCTCTAACATGCCACCATGTTTGTGCTGCATGAATCTCCATTGCAGTAAGCATTGATCCAATGGCCACGAGATGGGTGTCTCCATAGGCTAATCCCATCAAAGCTGCTGAATAGTATGCATTCACTGCCTCACTTGTGCTCTCCTGGTTCCGTCCATCGGCAAATTCAGTTAGGCCTCCAGCCCAAGAGTGTAATTTATACAAATCAAAGCACCTCAAACGTGGATAATATGAATTTGACCGCCTGCCCAAGTTCATAAAATCAGCCATAAGAGTATAAGCTTGTGGCCTATACTTCCTCCCCCACAATGGGTCAAATTTTGCAAGAACAGCAATGCCATAAAGAAAGTAGCCTATATGATAATGGTGATCATTATAAACTCCAAATCCAAAATCTGCACCAGAATCACTCGAACCTTGTTTGGTGACAATTCCACCCCACTTATCATCATACAGAAAACCATTGGCACCAAATGTACCCTCCAACCATGGCTCAATTGTTTCCTTCAAGTACTTCcttatcaccggaatcacatcaagaAAACCCACCTCCTCAGCTATCAAAGCCAACCTTGCTGCTCTTGCAACcaatttcccataaaaataagATGACGTTGTTGTTATAGCTGATGCATTCAAACCCTCAACATCCTTACAAAGTGCAGACACAATTTCAGCACATGATTCCTCTTTGATTCCCTTGATTGAATGCCAAGTTACTGAAATAGGATCAGATTTCAACACCCAGGAATCTCCAACAACACCAACAAGATCACCATCAATACTTTTATACTTAAAatcatttaaaacaataacgtttTCATCCGATAAAAGCTTGACATGTAAGGGATGTGCAAGCATAAGCAAATCCCCCCACCCTTTCTTTTcccatttatactctaaacaaaaTGGTTTAGTGAAGACTGCATCACCTGATACCGCATAGCAAGAACTGAACCGATCAAGAATTGCTTCATATTTTGGGTCACAAACCGGCAATATTGCAACCCTTATCATGCCGGAAAACCCATCAGAAGTAATGGAAGAAAGGCTATGACTCAAATTTATCTGCGAAGAGGAATATATAAGCCATGTTTGACCGTTATTAAGCGTAACGGTGTACTTGGTGAATGAATTATTCGAAGAGAATGAAAGAATGGCGTGGATTGTTGATATAGAAATTGCTGTATTGCCAGTTATAGAACATGTCAAAAAGGGGCTTCCTCTGACAAGAAAAAAACGAAAATTTGAAAAGGGTATATCCAAAGTGACACTGAGATCACTATAAGAAGAGATGATATGACTTTTTTGTGAACCTGGGTAAGTTTTATTTGATGCAGAGATGGTGAGATCAGGAACAAAAATCTGGTACGTGAAAGCTGAATTACGAAAAATAGATGGGTAAGAGATAGAAAGGGAAGAGTCAGAAGATTTGATAAGATAAGGGTGGATATATTCAGGTTGGTCACCATTTTTAAGGGCAAAGTTCTGAAAGAAAGAGTTTGTGGGCAATGGGGAGGAGAGGAGGGAAGGAGAATAGAAGAGAGAAGGATCAGGGAGGACAGAGGATTGGGCTTTAGGGAAGAGAAAAGGAAAAGTTGAAGGCCTGGGGTGGGACTGGGGAGTCATGGTTGAAGCTGGAGGAGGCGAAGCAGGCGGCGGTGATGGAGAGGGACTTGGCGAGGGGGATTTATAAGATTGGCGTTCGCGAGGTTTTTTGAAGGACTTGGTGACTAAGGTTTTAAGTCGTTTGACCCGTCTGCCCAGTTTTTTCAGCATTTTCTTCAgtggggacgtggatttgggtgaattttttttatttttttattaagatAATAATTATTAGTTGAGATTTCGTACAGAGGAAAGAGCAAGGAAATGGAGGAATTTGACTAGTTTGTTAATTATGAATTTCCTTCCCCAGATTGGAACGGGAGGGGGAAGATCCAGCGCTTTGTGGGGTTTGGGACCTGGCTTCAAGGTTctgttgaagaaatggaaaatggAGGACAAGGGAAAATATAAAAAGTAGGTTGGATTGGAAGTGAAGTTGTGAAGGATTTGAAGTCGGGATTTTAAGGTATGTGATGATTGCAAGATACTTGAGAAGAGGTCCATTGAATCCCAGTAAGTGAAGGAAAGTATAAGAATTTGGGATTTTAAATGTTGTGTGCTTGAGAAGAAAGGAAGCCAACAAATtgagttattattattttttttttttttttatgagggGTGGGGAAGTTTTTTTTCTGTCAAGCAAAGACACACGTAtatttaaattggaaataaaaataaatcatacTTTAAAATCATGtacagataataataataataataattattattattattattattattattattattcaatgtAATTTGAACGCTAATAATTAAATATTGGGGAAGGAATTTCTGTTGTTGCTTAATGGGTTTGTATTAAGCTACGTGGAGTGAATGGCTATCTTTGAAAAGGATGAGTGTCCATTGCATGCTTAGATGTCGGATCAAAAATGAAAAGGTAATTTATACCTAAGTCTTTTGATATATAGCaaaaacttataaattaattttttatatatttttaaatgataatttgattttcaaaatttaattttattaacaaattaatacttacattaaaattttaattttgttaataaattaatgtctatgttaaaaacaatttaatatttgaaattttattttattaattaaatattaactaTATCTAAAGCATATTCTATAATTACTTGATCCAtcttaatgaaattttataattcattTTATGAGATTTTTGTAATTTGATATTTttcttataaattaattaattatgaaaattatattaatttaataaaaaaaattaaaacttcttCTAGTAAGAAAACATATAATATGTTTTTTAAAGCCtcaataaataaattacatatgttgtaaattttattaaaaaaattataggaTCAAATTATTTATCATAGAAGATGTTAAAATTGTAACTCccctaattttttaataaattaatttatatataaatattagtgttttattgtattaaatatttgagaatttttttaaaaattttttgatttttaaaatcgagtttgattttctgaaaaatgtgaaatttttatatttttaaaaattaatttaaaaaccacgtgataaaactaaaaatatatttagattacaaatttttatgagttttctgaaatttttgagTTTCGTTTTTTGTCtcagggcagagtaaaaatttaatttcaggtATTATGAATCGGATCAACCGAATCAAACTGGACTGGGTCGGACCGGTCAAATCGGATCggccctcttcttttcttcttccttctcccCGCGCATCCCGACTCTCTCccttccctctcccttttctctctcctctctcctccccttACCGCCCCACCGCCACCCAGCCTTTCCTCGGTCACTGGTGCCTTGCCTGAACGCTTCTCCACCGCCAGCCGACACTCGGGTGAAATCCCTTCAACGCACTGTGCGACTTCTCATCTTCCCAGGTCGATTCTGcctgatccggccaccaattaaaTCGGGTCTTGTCtcaaaacccatctacacctcaagagttttccatagacactaagaacacataAATCTATCAAGCAATTttatccaatttttgctcgggaagttttagcctatttcgatTTTTGGACTAAATTTCTAGCAAATTGTAAACCCTACGAAAAATCCGAGAGTATCGGAGTGCTCCCTTTGACGaaagcttcgcggcaatacccatttcaaaattttccgacaccgtttttctggTGTGtttcacggaacttcgcagtatttttctggACATTACACGAGCTTaataaatttcgtaaaaattatgtactaacccatGTGTTGTAGGCTTCGCGTAGGTATGCTCATTTCACCAAAATTCGACAGTTACTTAGGTCTGTAATTTCGGGGCTGGTAGGCAAGCTACCAGGAAAGTTTCAGAATCAGGTCGAGATTACAGGCTACCCCATCATTTTCAGACATCTCAGAAGCGTCCCAAGTTTCAGaattagcataggtaaacccaaaccctcatttttcttaatgaTCTAAGCctgattttgattaaaaatctataaaatattcgtggtatgttaaaaaattataattcattttgaattagcttaataatattactAAATATCGCgagataaaattttagaatttttagagctcatttgggtagtttttataaaagggttagttgtagggactaaataataaattttcaaattttggttgttgactgtttggataggCTCAGGAAGGGCCATATGATGTGATTGAGATATGGTTGTGTAACTTGCGGATATaaaagtgtattttgagcccttttgcaggttggataagttctaggtatagggagaactctgcaggattttcggcacaacttagggtgtctttggttctTTTTTAAGCTTATATtgagttaattatattaaataattataatgaaattatcAAGTGAGTCAagatagccttcttcctccgtcTAGCCACCACAGTGACCTTGGTTcacgtctgtgagtaaaatattgattttaattataatttcaatattactatatgttcaggcatgcccatgcatcacttataaatatatatttatgtagttaaatattaggcacgttttatattgcatttttatttgataaaatgctatggatgttattttatggtaatttggagtagtgcgCGTGTGTTGGCTTGCGTGTAGTGTGTGATAttagatatggacaggacggttaGATGCGGGACCtgatccttttatggataagtcggggtagacacggctcgagatgatctcactggcccccgcatttggtctaTTAAGTGAAAAGTCCAGTTTGAGATATACTCGCTGAAagatgttggattaagagagctgtatatgggatcagctcctatatattgTTTAAATATTATATGGATGTGTGAGTACTCTAAATTATCTTTGTTTAcgatgtgaattgtatgaaaactatgaaagtattgcattccactctttacgATGCATTAGctgtagatagctatagaaattgtacttaaaatcgatattttactctctgagtcgaactctCACTCTTAttcaccttattttttcaggatataaaatattttttttttgagttctaacctgcctctctcATTCACAGGGTATCTATTAATATCCGTTATGttttatataattttactaaCTTATAGAACTTTGCATATGTTAAAAGTACCTTATTTGATTTTGATCTATATTATAATTGCCACGTTCGATTTGTAAACCTATTAAATGCATGGATAATTTGATTGTATGATAGAGCTGAGatcccatttgattttatgacattatgagtatgtggagggtgagctgagctccccaaattattatatattgtgcttacaggttTGGTGAGTTAAAAACTCTCATTGTATAGTCATGTTATATTATGAGTCTGTCcaattaaattattgaaattgggcttaaaatgggccttagaattgtgTTAATGAATAGTTATGTTTATTATGAGTATCGGAGGCTTTAGACTGACTCAGGTCCTAATGTCAGTCTAGTGCATATATTAGGTCGtgacaaaaataattaaaataatattaatattacatatactcatacactttatataaaaaagaaaatcatttttcAAAGTTGATCATAGGATAATTGTGTAATCTATTTCCGGAATTTTTTAATAAGATTTGAACATATaacttatttatttgatttttgaaaaaaaatattatatatattttttaagtaaAGAACTTTACTTTTTTCAagctaataaaatttttataattaattattttataaaaaaatcaacttagaagaattttaaaaaataaattataaaatttcgttAAATATCAAATACACCTTAACAGaggcaaaattaaaaattaatttcttagttaattataattaaaaagaaactaattgatattttaataaaatataataattaaaataaaataaaaaatattaaaaatttaacatcaaaatgaaaaataaaaaaaatttatataaaattataaagattgagataaaaataaaatatgagaggGCAAATAATAGTTTTTTTTTAAGTTCTGCCCCTGCCTcttaagtaattatttattttaattttttttgtttattttaattttaatagccGAACGGAATCGCGCAACTAAAATTTTCGAAAATAAATAACTAAACTAAATCCTaagaaaataaaaactaaattaaatcatttaaactaaaagattaaaataaaaaattaattttttttttaggatatagtaaaaaataaagttaaatcAGTTTTTCGATTATAATCATATGGTCAACACGGTCTGAACCGGTGCCGTTTCAGGTTAACCCTGGTTAACATTCGCTGATTTTTCAGAGTTTCAGGCAGTAGGTGTACAGATTTCGAGAGCGATGGCGGGATTACTGGCCTGGGCAGCGGATGTTGTTGGAGGTCACGGCGGTGGCCAGACCAATGAAGCAGACGCCATCCCGATAACCTTCACCGAAGAGCAGCAAAACTATGTGCGAGAATTAGATCGAAAGGCAACCTCATTGAGCCGCACGATCCAGGATCTACGGCTCAGACTGCCTCCACCCGACATCTCCCAACGCCTTCCTCACCTCCACGCTCACTCTCTAGCTTCCAATGCTGCTCTTGCTCTgcagttgaacgctcactctgcCACTAAGGAACACGTAATTCATCAATTTTATGCTAATTGTGCTCGATTTGTACCTGAGTCTTTCTTTTTGGTTGTTCTATTTGATCCTTATGTTGGAATATAGTGCAGTTTGTTCTTTTTGTTTATGCTTTTTATCATGAATTTTATATGGTGCGGAATTCTTGGAATAAATTTGGGTCTATGATCTGgcttttaaataatttttgttttaGTTGGGAATCGTTATGATAACATTACAGTTTTTTTTCCTCTTTGATATACATTTTGCTGTTCTCCTTTTTTGGCTTCTGATTTTTCTAGAtagcgtttttttttttttaattataaatctaTCTTTATGGTACACATATATTCAAATTTcagcttttttttattttttttttctgtgctATCTTTGAATTTGGTGCTATGATTTCATGTCACCCCTAAATGATGCTTCATATCCCTTGAGCAGAATATCTAAATTGTGCTCGGAGTTATATTTTCTGTGTAACTTTTACTACTTAGTACTTTAGTTACTGAACATGCATATGTAATACATTTAGTTTCATGGAAAATGAGTCTTCATCAATTTACTCCATCCATTGAAATTCTTTAAACACAGAATTTTTTTTGTTTCTGCTCATGATAGTGTGACCATGAGTTATGATAACCATGAGTTATAGTGTGACCATGAGTCATGATAACCATGGGTTACTTGGATTGGTTTTGTTCTAAAGTTTTACCATATGTTGGGGTGACGTGTTTATCTATATGGATGAGTTTTGAAGGCTGATCTAATCCCTCTTTCAATAGTTGATTGTTCCCTCTTCATCTATTAACAGTTTCCACTCATTGTTATGACCAGGCCCAATTGAGAGAGGTAACTTTGCTGGAAGAAAATGTTGCATATGAAAAGGCTATATCAAATTGTGAGAATAAAATACAGGAGAAAATTCAGGAAGCAGATTTACTTCAGAGGAAGTTACAGGTTGGTGCTGAACTTCTGGGGCATGCCTATATTTCACTGCTAATGACTTTCACATAACGTGTAGCTTTTTTCTATTGAAAGGATTCTCTTTGACTGAATCTTATAGTGATGAAATCTCATCAAATTTACAAGCTGACTTCTAATCATTTGAATTTATCTGCATCAAATTATTAATTTCAGGAAATGGATGAAAATGAAAAGAATTTGAGACAGGAACTGGAAAATGCAGAAACTGCGCTGAACACCAGTCAGTCTGGAAGGCCTGGTGAATCAGTTGTATATGAAACAGAAGTTGAAACTGAACCAGATACACTAGCTACAAATTCCACTTTATTGGAGAAGTTGGAGAACAAGAAAAAAGAACTGGTACGTTATACCTTTTTCTCTATGTCTTGCAAATTTTATCCCCATTAGGTTTGCCATTATTGGGCACTGAAGATCTGCCTGATCCTCTCAGAGTTCAATGGAAGAAATTGTTCAAGATTTAGAGAAAAAATGGGCTCAAGTTCAAGATAGTGCTCTGAAGCAGCCTATGCCAGGTATTTATATCATATGTTTTGTAACCATTTTGCATGAACCTTTTAGAATTTTATGTGGATGTGTTTGCATACACAATCACTTGAACGCACAACACACATGCATAGAGGGGCTGAGATTAGGATTCCGGTTTACATCTTTCCCCCCTTTATGAGAAGGTAACAAAATTACGAAAGGAAAAGCTTGATTTGATTTTAGGACATTAAGGCTTAGCTTTTCCCTTCACCAGCAAAGGAAAAGGGTTTCCTTATACAGAAAACATTTTAGTCATCTATCTAGATGTTTCTTTTGCAAAAAATCCTTTTTGGGAATAGATCACAATTCAGAAAGAATCTATTCCTAGGCTGCAAGCTGGCTTACACTTTGAGTTTATGATTTGATCGTACGTGGCAATCTTATGACTTGGTCATAGAGTTGTTGTTTCCTCGGTTTCTCTTCTTGCAGTTTCATGTAAATTCATTTCTTTAAATGTATAATGAGAAAAATTAATGATTAATGGAAAATATTTGACATATTGGAACTGTCAACTCATACCAGGGAATTTGAATTACAAGTGATTTCTGTTTTGCAGCGCAGAGAGAGAAGATATTGGATAAACAGCTTCATAGCTTAATTGAGCAACTAGCAGCAAAGCAGGTGAATTTTACAATTTCTTAtggctttataattttctttcagCTAATGTATTATTATGTGTGGTCGATGTCTTATGAAGTGAAACGCCATCTTTTACAAATATAGCCTTCTTGTTTGTAGGCACAAGCAGAAGGCCTGGTCAGTGAAATCCATTTGAAAGAGATGGAGCTAGAAAGATTAAATGGCTTGTGGAGGCAGCTTGAAAGCAGCAATGCAGAGGCCAATACTGCTAGAAATCGGTTTGGGAGAAGCAACTCAGGCAGAGGATTTGCTTCTTCGGATTATATTTCTGACAAGCTTCCTTATTCAACTGGTGGTCAAACAGAGCAACAGCAGAGGCTTATGCTAATGAGGTCGGCTTTTGTGCTGTATATTTTAATGTTGCACATCATAGTCTTCATCAAGATTTCATTTTGACTAGCATCCGGATATACTCTTTCTTGTCTTCGAAagatctttttttttaattaatatttttattgctTGTTGAACATGATGTATTATCTCTACTGTATAGaacttattttgatatttttatactCAGAAAAGTATAATTGCTATGTTGTTTTAGACTAGTGGTTGTACTAATATTCTCTTATGTATATTGAATGTTCTATTTATCATGTCTCGTACATATTATGATTCTGCTGACTGAAACATCTTGATTTACCACTTCCCTTGCATCTTTTGTGGTCTTTTGCATCTTTTGTGGTCTTGATCATCCTCTTAACCCTCATCACCTCTATCATGAATCCACCATGATAGATTAGCATGCGAATTTCCCTCACCGTAACCTTTCAAGTTTGTAATCTTCTTCAATGTGTTTACTGTCATAAATCCCTTCCAAGTCAAGGATGAATTTTTTTCATGGACATTCCACGGGCACTCTTAAAAAGACGACATCAGAAAATAAAACCTTAATCATAGGCACCAAATTCAGCTCCTGAATCCCCGGCTGGCACTCTTTGCCTCTGCTGCTGCAAGAATCTCTATGGCAGCAACCGTCGATTTAAAGACAACAGGATGGTTAGAATTGTAGGCTATAAAGCATAGAGTCaagaactttaatgaagacagACTGTAGAATGTTTTCACTTGTCCCTAAATAATTACAGGCCTACCTAGGAATTATGAAGTGGTAAATAAGTGAAGAGGTTACATTCTTTTTGGATGTGAAGTTGAGGAAGATGATACTTATAATAGTCATTCAAAACATTTATTAGTATCTGTGAGCAGCAATTTTCACCCAAATGTAGTGACATTTAGTAACTTGAAATCCCTAGTACTATGCTCAGGAAGAGGTAGAATAAAGCAAGATTTTTAATGATTTTAAAaacttaataaatttttattgtttGAGCAAAATGAAGGATTTTTAAAGTTTTGAGATTTTAATGAGGAAAATTTTAGCAACTTATTGTTTAGtgagttgaaaatttgattttttttatttatttttattttttaaaaacctTTGAAAATCATACTCATTCCTTATAAAATCATGAGctctttcaaatatatatatatataaaccttaAAAAAACCTCTCATTACCTTATAAAACCTCCTCTCAAACAGAATGTACGGACAAATGTAAACTTGATATGGTGTGGAAAACTGCCATGTGATACCACCTTATTGCAGCCAGTATTGTTAAGAGCCAAGTGATTTTCTTGAACTGCAATCTTTAATTCTTTATTATTACTTGATAAGAAAATCCCATCAAAACAGGTTTATCTGCTACATGCATTGAGATCATTTGTACCGTCGCAGAACTACTGAAAAACCAATGAGATTTCAAATTTCAGCTTTTAATTTacgtcaaaataacaaatcattgCATTATAAAGAATACTCATTAAATAGTATTTGCAACATATA
Proteins encoded:
- the LOC131174477 gene encoding uncharacterized protein LOC131174477 isoform X2, whose protein sequence is MAGLLAWAADVVGGHGGGQTNEADAIPITFTEEQQNYVRELDRKATSLSRTIQDLRLRLPPPDISQRLPHLHAHSLASNAALALQLNAHSATKEHAQLREVTLLEENVAYEKAISNCENKIQEKIQEADLLQRKLQEMDENEKNLRQELENAETALNTSQSGRPGESVVYETEVETEPDTLATNSTLLEKLENKKKELSSMEEIVQDLEKKWAQVQDSALKQPMPAQREKILDKQLHSLIEQLAAKQAQAEGLVSEIHLKEMELERLNGLWRQLESSNAEANTARNRFGRSNSGRGFASSDYISDKLPYSTGGQTEQQQRLMLMSCDS
- the LOC131174477 gene encoding uncharacterized protein LOC131174477 isoform X1, with amino-acid sequence MAGLLAWAADVVGGHGGGQTNEADAIPITFTEEQQNYVRELDRKATSLSRTIQDLRLRLPPPDISQRLPHLHAHSLASNAALALQLNAHSATKEHAQLREVTLLEENVAYEKAISNCENKIQEKIQEADLLQRKLQEMDENEKNLRQELENAETALNTSQSGRPGESVVYETEVETEPDTLATNSTLLEKLENKKKELSSMEEIVQDLEKKWAQVQDSALKQPMPAQREKILDKQLHSLIEQLAAKQAQAEGLVSEIHLKEMELERLNGLWRQLESSNAEANTARNRFGRSNSGRGFASSDYISDKLPYSTGGQTEQQQRLMLMRSAFVLYILMLHIIVFIKISF
- the LOC110671597 gene encoding glucan endo-1,3-beta-D-glucosidase 1, with protein sequence MLKKLGRRVKRLKTLVTKSFKKPRERQSYKSPSPSPSPSPPPASPPPASTMTPQSHPRPSTFPFLFPKAQSSVLPDPSLFYSPSLLSSPLPTNSFFQNFALKNGDQPEYIHPYLIKSSDSSLSISYPSIFRNSAFTYQIFVPDLTISASNKTYPGSQKSHIISSYSDLSVTLDIPFSNFRFFLVRGSPFLTCSITGNTAISISTIHAILSFSSNNSFTKYTVTLNNGQTWLIYSSSQINLSHSLSSITSDGFSGMIRVAILPVCDPKYEAILDRFSSCYAVSGDAVFTKPFCLEYKWEKKGWGDLLMLAHPLHVKLLSDENVIVLNDFKYKSIDGDLVGVVGDSWVLKSDPISVTWHSIKGIKEESCAEIVSALCKDVEGLNASAITTTSSYFYGKLVARAARLALIAEEVGFLDVIPVIRKYLKETIEPWLEGTFGANGFLYDDKWGGIVTKQGSSDSGADFGFGVYNDHHYHIGYFLYGIAVLAKFDPLWGRKYRPQAYTLMADFMNLGRRSNSYYPRLRCFDLYKLHSWAGGLTEFADGRNQESTSEAVNAYYSAALMGLAYGDTHLVAIGSMLTAMEIHAAQTWWHVREGDNLYEEDFTRENRVLGVLWANKRDSGLWFAPAEWRECRLGIQLLPLLPISEALFSDVSFVRELVNWTLPALGREGVGEGWKGFVYALEAIYDKESALMKIRNLNGHDDGNSLSNLLWWIYSRGYEDEEWCEGGGKFCWFGHYCH